One genomic segment of Hydra vulgaris chromosome 14, alternate assembly HydraT2T_AEP includes these proteins:
- the LOC136090899 gene encoding zinc finger MYM-type protein 1-like encodes MVAKLPKTTTFFSSNQNMQSPQTVDNNKNNERKDENNNTENEVACKGPLNEIQEVESLESAMHNNELDSNFESSKRMFQNQYRYYSVKYFQKVMNNGEKCDRKWLMFSTGCVFCYVCKLFSTDYDNVFVKSGFYKWKKAKQTIFGHENSKEHIQCMIKGIEFIKQNTHVDEYMVSQIKREFNYWSAILNRIVAVIHFLAERGLAFRGHNEVIGSSNNGNYLGMLELLTQFDPVLKQHIDTFANKGKGNVNCLSKTICEELIEIMSQKVLTHIITEIKKAKYWGIIVDSTPYISHMAQLSVLFRYYLNGHVYERFFCFLQIKSHDSKSLITDILDLLERYNIDITNCRGQAYDNVSNMSGKYSGLQARLKERSQLAFYIPCAGHSLSLVGQCSVTKCINSINYFGVLQSLYSFFIASTNRWDLLKGNHATLKRLSDTRWSSRSDAFISLVENFDGVHAALCHIAKDTEEKSDIRHEVLCLLNKITKLEFAFMALL; translated from the coding sequence ATGGTAGCTAAACTTCCGAAAacgacaacttttttttcatcaaaccaAAATATGCAATCTCCACAAACtgtagataataataaaaacaatgaaagaaaagatgaaaACAATAACACGGAAAATGAGGTAGCCTGCAAAGGTCCTTTAAATGAAATTCAAGAAGTTGAAAGTCTTGAATCTGCAATGCATAATAATGAGCTTGACTCTAATTTCGAATCTTCGAAGCGGATGTTCCAAAACCAGTACAGATATTATTcggttaaatattttcaaaaagtgatgAATAATGGCGAAAAGTGTGACCGAAAATGGTTAATGTTTTCCACTGGATGTGTATTTTGTTACGTTTGCAAGTTGTTTTCAACCGATTACGACAACGTATTTGTCAAAAGTGGCTTTTACAAATGGAAAAAAGCTAAACAAACTATTTTCGGCCACGAAAACAGTAAGGAACATATTCAATGTATGATTAAGGGGAtagaatttataaaacaaaatactcaTGTCGATGAATATATGGTAAGCCAGATAAAAAGAGAATTTAATTATTGGTCTGCAATCTTAAATAGAATAGTAGCGGTTATTCATTTTTTAGCCGAAAGAGGTTTAGCATTTCGAGGCCATAATGAAGTTATAGGATCGTCAAATAACGGAAATTACTTAGGCATGTTAGAACTGTTGACTCAATTTGATCCAGTTTTAAAGCAACACATTGACACTTTTGCAAATAAAGGCAAAGGTAATGTAAATTGTTTGTCTAAAACTATTTGTGAAGAGCTAATTGAAATTATGTCTCAAAAGGTTTTAACGCACATTATTAcggaaataaaaaaagcaaaatactgGGGAATTATCGTAGATTCGACTCCTTATATTTCTCACATGGCTCAACTTTCTGTATTATTTCGTTATTATCTAAATGGCCACGTGTATGaacgatttttttgttttctacaaATTAAAAGCCACGACAGTAAATCTTTGATTACTGACATTTTAGATCTACTGGAAAgatataatattgatataacCAATTGTCGGGGACAGGCATACGATAATGTAAGCAATATGTCTGGTAAATACTCTGGATTACAAGCACGTTTAAAAGAGCGGAGTCAATTAGCTTTTTATATCCCCTGCGCTGGACATTCTTTAAGTTTAGTAGGGCAGTGCAGTGTCACTAAGTGCATCAATTCTATCAACTATTTTGGCGTTCTCCAGAGtttgtattcattttttatagctTCAACAAATAGATGGGATTTATTGAAAGGAAATCATGCTACACTCAAGCGCCTATCAGATACACGATGGTCATCTAGGTCAGATGCTTTCATAAGTTTAGTAGAAAATTTTGATGGGGTTCATGCAGCGCTATGTCATATAGCTAAAGATACAGAAGAGAAATCTGATATTCGTCATGAAGTTTtgtgtttattaaataagatCACTAAGCTAGAGTTTGCATTCATGGCTCTACTTTGA